The following proteins are co-located in the Heteronotia binoei isolate CCM8104 ecotype False Entrance Well chromosome 21, APGP_CSIRO_Hbin_v1, whole genome shotgun sequence genome:
- the CALCB gene encoding calcitonin gene-related peptide 2 isoform X1 — MVMLKISSFLAVYALVACQMDNYQAVPLRPGLESVTDRGTLGDYEARRLLNALVKEYVQMTAEELEQASEGNSLNRPISKRCANLSTCVLGKLSQELHKLQTYPRTDVGAGTPGKKRNVLNDLESERYANYEEALGNN; from the exons ATGGTCATGCTGAAGATTTCCTCTTTTCTCGCTGTCTATGCCTTGGTGGCTTGCCAGATGGATAACTACCAGGCAGTCCCACTCAG ACCCGGCTTAGAGTCTGTGACGGACCGAGGGACGCTGGGCGATTACGAAGCTCGGAGGTTATTAAACGCGCTGGTGAAAGAATACGTCCAGATGACGGCGGAAGAGCTGGAGCAGGCGAGCGAAGGGAACAG CTTGAATAGACCCATTTCCAAACGCTGTGCCAACCTGAGTACTTGTGTTTTGGGCAAACTATCTCAAGAATTGCACAAATTGCAAACTTACCCTCGCACTGACGTCGGGGCTGGAACTCCTGGCAAGAAAAGGAATGTTCTGAATGACCTGGAGAGTGAACGCTATGCAAACTATGAGGAAGCCCTCGGAAACAACTAG
- the CALCB gene encoding calcitonin gene-related peptide 2 isoform X2: MVMLKISSFLAVYALVACQMDNYQAVPLRPGLESVTDRGTLGDYEARRLLNALVKEYVQMTAEELEQASEGNSITAQKRACMTATCVTHRLADFLSRSGGVGKNDFVPTNVGAHTFGRRRRNVQM; the protein is encoded by the exons ATGGTCATGCTGAAGATTTCCTCTTTTCTCGCTGTCTATGCCTTGGTGGCTTGCCAGATGGATAACTACCAGGCAGTCCCACTCAG ACCCGGCTTAGAGTCTGTGACGGACCGAGGGACGCTGGGCGATTACGAAGCTCGGAGGTTATTAAACGCGCTGGTGAAAGAATACGTCCAGATGACGGCGGAAGAGCTGGAGCAGGCGAGCGAAGGGAACAG TATAACAGCACAGAAGAGGGCATGTATGACGGCAACCTGTGTGACCCATCGCTTGGCAGACTTCCTGAGTAGGTCAGGAGGAGTGGGCAAGAATGACTTTGTACCTACCAACGTGGGAGCACACACTTTTGGCAGGCGAAGAAGAAATGTTCAGATGTAA